A genomic window from Halorussus rarus includes:
- the uxaC gene encoding glucuronate isomerase, with the protein MGFIDERYLLDSDAAYRLYESIEDLPVVDPHNHVDLAEVVENEPWSDVWEVEGATDHYVWQLMRKRGVPEERITGGASNREKWDALAEVFPDFAGNPTYEWVHLDLQRRFGIGEPINADTADDIWTETKRQLAAPELRPQQVLRDMNVEVLCSSDDPTDDLAYHERAAEEFEGVDVRPTWRPDRALKIDTESWSSFVAELDDATDVDVDGGGFAAFLDALEASHDYFDERGCVACDIGTGTEPVSKPVSRERAAAVYEKARRGENLSPEEVEDYRAFLLEFVGELNSEAGWVTQLHVGAVRDYRASLYDELGPNAGGDVSTQDVDLVADLDHFLDAFDGEMEIVLYVLDPTHYPDATVVARAYPNVSVGPAWWFNDSPFGIENQLERVASVDLLANFAGMVSDSRKLVSYGSRFEMFRRTLANVVGRMVERGRIPYGNAERLVEHVAYDRPKELYGL; encoded by the coding sequence ATGGGATTCATCGACGAGCGGTATCTGCTGGACAGCGACGCCGCCTATCGACTCTACGAGTCTATCGAGGACCTCCCCGTCGTCGATCCGCACAACCACGTCGACCTCGCCGAGGTCGTCGAGAACGAGCCGTGGAGCGACGTCTGGGAGGTCGAGGGCGCGACCGACCACTACGTCTGGCAGCTGATGCGCAAGCGCGGCGTCCCCGAGGAGAGGATCACCGGCGGCGCGAGCAACCGCGAGAAGTGGGACGCGCTCGCGGAGGTGTTCCCCGACTTCGCGGGCAACCCGACCTACGAGTGGGTCCACCTCGACCTGCAGCGGCGGTTCGGCATCGGCGAACCGATCAACGCCGACACAGCCGACGACATCTGGACCGAGACCAAGCGCCAGCTCGCCGCGCCCGAGTTGCGTCCCCAGCAGGTGCTCCGGGACATGAACGTCGAGGTGCTGTGCAGCAGCGACGACCCGACCGACGACCTCGCGTACCACGAGCGGGCCGCCGAGGAGTTCGAAGGCGTCGACGTCCGGCCGACGTGGCGGCCCGACCGCGCGCTGAAGATCGACACCGAGTCGTGGTCGTCGTTCGTCGCGGAGCTCGACGACGCCACCGACGTCGACGTGGACGGCGGCGGCTTCGCTGCCTTCCTCGACGCGCTCGAAGCGAGCCACGACTACTTCGACGAGCGCGGCTGCGTCGCCTGCGATATCGGTACGGGGACCGAGCCGGTGTCGAAGCCCGTGAGCCGCGAACGGGCGGCCGCGGTGTACGAGAAGGCCCGACGCGGCGAGAACCTCTCACCGGAGGAAGTCGAGGACTACCGGGCGTTCCTGCTGGAGTTCGTCGGCGAGCTCAACAGCGAGGCGGGGTGGGTGACCCAGCTGCACGTCGGGGCGGTCCGGGACTACCGCGCGTCGCTGTACGACGAACTGGGCCCCAACGCCGGCGGCGACGTCTCGACCCAGGACGTCGACCTCGTCGCGGACCTCGACCACTTCCTCGACGCGTTCGACGGGGAGATGGAGATCGTCCTCTACGTGCTCGACCCGACCCACTACCCGGACGCGACGGTCGTCGCCCGGGCCTACCCCAACGTGAGCGTCGGCCCGGCGTGGTGGTTCAACGACAGCCCGTTCGGCATCGAGAACCAACTGGAGCGTGTGGCGTCGGTCGACCTGCTCGCGAACTTCGCCGGGATGGTCAGCGACTCCCGGAAGCTGGTCTCGTACGGCTCGCGGTTCGAGATGTTCCGGCGGACGCTCGCGAACGTCGTCGGCCGGATGGTCGAGCGCGGCCGGATTCCGTACGGCAACGCCGAGCGGCTCGTCGAGCACGTCGCGTACGACCGGCCGAAGGAACTCTACGGGCTCTGA
- the rdfA gene encoding rod-determining factor RdfA: MPPAADDGPTTKVGRLLERYDLGEAFGDRLEAAWLGEGVERRSLRDLADLFNRELLAVAMEDAGMAALDGEVENIYRLLTDDDVSSGMRTDARRRLDRNGVDVESLERDFVSYQAIRTYLKDVREAEYDDSAADDRVEKVAESVRRLRSRTVSVAEGNLDQLRNADELELGESRVLVDVTVLCEDCGAQYSYDELLERGGCDCEPDVRSR, from the coding sequence ATGCCACCGGCAGCCGACGACGGGCCGACGACGAAGGTCGGACGGCTCCTCGAGCGCTACGACCTCGGGGAGGCGTTCGGGGACCGACTCGAGGCCGCCTGGCTGGGCGAGGGCGTCGAGCGACGCAGCCTCCGCGATCTCGCCGACCTGTTCAACCGCGAACTGCTCGCGGTCGCGATGGAGGACGCGGGGATGGCGGCGCTCGACGGCGAGGTCGAGAACATCTACCGACTGCTGACCGACGACGACGTCTCCAGCGGGATGCGGACCGACGCCCGGCGCCGGCTCGACCGCAACGGCGTCGACGTCGAGTCGCTGGAGCGGGACTTCGTCTCCTACCAGGCGATACGAACGTACCTGAAGGACGTCCGCGAGGCGGAGTACGACGACTCGGCCGCCGACGACCGGGTCGAGAAGGTGGCCGAGAGCGTCCGGCGGCTCCGGTCCCGGACCGTCTCGGTCGCCGAGGGCAACCTCGACCAGCTCCGGAACGCCGACGAACTCGAACTCGGCGAGAGCCGCGTGCTCGTCGACGTCACCGTGCTCTGCGAGGACTGCGGCGCCCAGTACTCCTACGACGAGTTGCTCGAACGGGGCGGCTGCGACTGCGAGCCCGACGTCAGATCTCGGTGA
- a CDS encoding ABC transporter ATP-binding protein, producing the protein MAVDSSSSDRAVSNEVVEDPILEIRDTNVTYSGGETYVLEDVNVDIDRHEVLGIVGESGSGKSMFASALLDAVPDPGKLTGSIQYNREDGSTVDVLELSDEELRQFRWEEVSMVFQGAMSSFNPTMKVGAHFKETLKAHDKDVSEGLDFARELLESLYLEPERVLDSYPHELSGGMQQRALIALSMVLDPEVLVMDEPTAALDLLMQRSILQLLDDLQTEYDLTIIFITHDLPLVASLADRMAIIYAFQFAEIGPRDEIIGDSAHPYTRKLLNATPNLDAPLTEMQPIEGEGPAPVNLPSGCRFHPRCPLATEECRTDDPPFAAIDGGDNHRTACHHWRDAREEIPLNFGETAEEFVGDRPAESGRSTVRDRAEAGGETPLLSLDDVEVHFDKEQGLIERFTSDPDVVRAVDGVSLDIHEQDLVCLLGESGCGKTTLGKTMIGLQRPTGGSIEYRGQDVWEAKDGDGDVEIAHEEIRQALQIIHQDPGSALNPNRRIVNILSEPLRHTHPNVGQAERRSRMHSLLERVGMTPADDFLDRYPHQLSGGEKQRVALARALLMDPDAILADEAISAVDVSLRIEIMDLMLELQSEFDTSFLFISHDLSNARYFAEHGDGRIAVMYLGEIVEIGSAERLIHDPRHPYTEVLRWATPNLDLDAMEAEEPPVRDIDVPDPVDPPSGCRFHTRCPVAREACREQTPELLDLDDADGKAACFREDPDHEYWDSEPLEGATEEPEASAER; encoded by the coding sequence ATGGCTGTGGACAGTTCATCTAGCGACCGGGCGGTATCGAACGAGGTGGTCGAGGACCCCATCCTCGAGATCAGAGACACGAACGTCACCTACAGCGGCGGTGAGACGTACGTCCTCGAGGACGTCAACGTCGACATCGACCGCCACGAGGTGCTGGGCATCGTCGGCGAGAGCGGGAGCGGCAAGTCGATGTTCGCCTCCGCGCTGCTCGACGCCGTGCCCGACCCCGGCAAGCTCACCGGGAGCATCCAGTACAACCGGGAGGACGGCTCGACCGTCGACGTCCTGGAGCTCTCCGACGAGGAGCTCCGGCAGTTCCGCTGGGAGGAGGTGTCGATGGTGTTCCAGGGCGCGATGAGCTCGTTCAACCCGACCATGAAGGTCGGCGCCCACTTCAAGGAGACGCTCAAGGCCCACGACAAGGACGTCTCGGAGGGCCTGGATTTCGCGCGCGAGCTCCTCGAGAGCCTCTACCTCGAACCCGAGCGGGTGCTCGACTCGTACCCCCACGAGCTGTCGGGCGGGATGCAACAGCGCGCGCTCATCGCGCTGAGCATGGTGCTCGACCCGGAGGTGCTGGTGATGGACGAGCCGACCGCCGCGCTCGACCTGCTGATGCAGCGGTCGATCCTGCAGCTGCTCGACGACCTCCAGACCGAGTACGACCTGACCATCATCTTCATCACCCACGACCTCCCGCTGGTCGCGTCGCTGGCCGACCGGATGGCCATCATCTACGCGTTCCAGTTCGCCGAGATCGGCCCGCGCGACGAGATCATCGGCGACTCCGCGCACCCGTACACCCGGAAGCTGCTGAACGCGACGCCGAACCTCGACGCGCCGCTGACCGAGATGCAGCCCATCGAGGGCGAGGGGCCGGCGCCGGTCAACCTCCCGTCGGGCTGCCGGTTCCACCCGCGGTGTCCGCTCGCGACCGAGGAGTGCCGGACCGACGACCCGCCGTTCGCCGCGATCGACGGCGGGGACAACCACCGGACGGCGTGCCACCACTGGCGGGACGCCCGCGAGGAGATCCCGCTCAACTTCGGCGAGACCGCCGAGGAGTTCGTCGGCGACCGGCCGGCCGAGTCCGGGCGGTCGACGGTGAGAGACCGTGCCGAGGCCGGCGGCGAGACGCCGCTGCTGTCGCTCGACGACGTCGAGGTCCACTTCGACAAGGAGCAGGGGCTCATCGAGCGGTTCACCAGTGACCCCGACGTGGTGCGGGCGGTCGACGGCGTCTCGCTCGACATCCACGAGCAGGACCTGGTCTGCCTCCTGGGCGAGTCGGGCTGTGGCAAGACCACGCTGGGCAAGACGATGATCGGGCTCCAGCGCCCGACCGGCGGGTCCATCGAGTACCGCGGCCAGGACGTCTGGGAGGCCAAGGACGGCGATGGCGACGTCGAGATCGCCCACGAGGAGATCCGCCAGGCGCTGCAGATCATCCACCAGGACCCGGGCAGCGCGCTCAACCCCAACCGGCGCATCGTCAACATCCTCTCGGAGCCGCTCCGGCACACTCACCCGAACGTCGGGCAGGCCGAGCGCCGGAGCCGGATGCACTCGCTGCTCGAGCGGGTCGGGATGACGCCGGCCGACGACTTCCTCGACCGGTACCCCCACCAGCTCTCGGGCGGCGAGAAGCAGCGGGTCGCGCTGGCCCGCGCCCTGCTGATGGACCCCGACGCCATCCTGGCCGACGAGGCCATCAGCGCGGTCGACGTGTCGCTGCGCATCGAGATCATGGACCTGATGCTCGAGCTCCAGTCGGAGTTCGACACCTCGTTCCTGTTCATCTCCCACGACCTCTCGAACGCGCGGTACTTCGCCGAGCACGGCGACGGCCGCATCGCGGTGATGTACCTTGGCGAGATCGTCGAGATCGGGTCGGCCGAGCGGCTCATCCACGACCCGCGCCACCCCTACACCGAGGTGCTCCGGTGGGCGACGCCGAACCTCGACCTCGACGCCATGGAGGCCGAGGAGCCGCCCGTCCGGGATATCGACGTGCCGGACCCGGTCGACCCGCCGTCTGGCTGCCGGTTCCACACCCGGTGTCCGGTCGCCCGCGAGGCGTGCCGCGAGCAGACGCCGGAGCTGCTGGACCTCGACGACGCGGACGGGAAGGCGGCCTGCTTCCGCGAGGACCCGGACCACGAGTACTGGGACAGCGAACCCCTCGAGGGCGCCACCGAGGAGCCCGAGGCGAGCGCCGAGCGCTGA
- a CDS encoding SDR family NAD(P)-dependent oxidoreductase translates to MSERLSGETAIVTGSSQGIGKGIAERFAAEGANVVVNSRSADRAESVAADIEEAGGTAIGVEADVTDEDEMAALVETTVEEFGRLDVMVNNAGVTTLGPAEEFDVEEWRKVVDVDLVGTFIGCQAAGRQMIEQDGEGAILNISSLMGGRGLQLRSPYCASKAGVNNLTRTLAVEWAEHDVYVNALAPGFIWTEITDQTQSSGGYTDDDIRDRTPLHRFGTVEEMAECALFLVGRNNFVTGEVLTADGGWQAYGWGSGDQ, encoded by the coding sequence ATGAGCGAGCGACTGAGCGGGGAGACCGCGATCGTCACCGGGTCGAGCCAGGGCATCGGGAAGGGAATCGCCGAGCGGTTCGCCGCGGAGGGCGCGAACGTCGTCGTCAACTCCCGGTCGGCCGACCGCGCGGAGTCGGTCGCCGCGGACATCGAAGAGGCCGGCGGCACCGCCATCGGGGTCGAGGCCGACGTCACCGACGAGGACGAGATGGCGGCGCTGGTCGAGACGACCGTCGAGGAGTTCGGTCGGCTCGACGTCATGGTGAATAACGCCGGCGTGACGACGCTCGGGCCGGCCGAGGAGTTCGACGTCGAGGAGTGGCGGAAGGTCGTCGACGTCGACCTGGTCGGGACGTTCATCGGCTGCCAGGCCGCCGGCCGGCAGATGATCGAGCAGGACGGCGAGGGCGCCATCCTCAACATCTCCTCGCTGATGGGCGGGCGGGGGCTCCAGCTCCGGTCGCCCTACTGCGCGTCGAAGGCGGGCGTGAACAACCTCACCAGGACGCTGGCGGTCGAGTGGGCCGAGCACGACGTCTACGTCAACGCGCTCGCGCCGGGGTTCATCTGGACCGAGATCACCGACCAGACCCAGAGCTCGGGCGGGTACACCGACGACGATATCCGCGACCGGACGCCCCTCCACCGGTTCGGCACGGTCGAGGAGATGGCCGAGTGCGCGCTGTTCCTCGTCGGGCGGAACAACTTCGTCACGGGCGAGGTCCTGACCGCCGACGGCGGCTGGCAGGCCTACGGCTGGGGCAGCGGCGACCAGTAG
- a CDS encoding universal stress protein, with product MNHGLVVFEDTVTHRNLLREAAEYAASADADLLLLAFLDEESYEADIEALESIGRVENVSYGSDAVIEGAVNDIREVAEDVLDGVDIEFDIAVTVADEDERAKRMINAGDEYGCDHAFIVGRSRSPTGKAIFGDFAQRVILNFDGYVTTATN from the coding sequence ATGAACCACGGGCTCGTCGTCTTCGAGGACACCGTCACCCACAGGAATCTGCTGCGCGAGGCGGCCGAGTACGCGGCCTCCGCCGACGCCGACCTGTTACTGCTGGCGTTCCTCGACGAAGAATCGTACGAGGCGGACATCGAGGCGCTCGAATCCATCGGCCGGGTCGAGAACGTCAGTTACGGCAGTGACGCCGTCATAGAGGGCGCGGTCAACGACATCCGGGAAGTAGCCGAGGACGTCCTCGACGGAGTCGACATCGAGTTCGACATCGCCGTGACGGTCGCCGACGAGGACGAGCGCGCGAAGCGGATGATCAACGCCGGCGACGAATACGGCTGCGACCACGCCTTCATCGTCGGCCGGAGCCGGTCGCCGACGGGGAAGGCGATCTTCGGCGACTTCGCACAGCGGGTGATCCTCAACTTCGACGGCTACGTGACCACGGCGACCAACTGA
- a CDS encoding mannonate dehydratase has translation MDTTLMLPPRSDRRWTIARQLGLSTAVVRFWGEEEWWTYDSLLRTKNRFADHGLSLDVVEDRPPMTKTVLGEEGRDEEIATVKRLLRNMGEVGIGVYCWVWTENPVGVLRTSDSVGLRGDSRTTAYDHAQSEGAPAHPAAGVTEAELWENLEYFLDEVVPVAEEAGVKLALHPDDPPVASVRGVPRLVNSVENVRRILDLHDSPNHGLTFCQGNFSAMGADVPETIRRFGDRIHFVHFRDVEGTAEEFVETWHEEGQTDMLAAMAAYRDVGFDGPIRPDHVPRMLGEEDREAAMSGYTDMGRLFAVGYMKGLLEQVDGE, from the coding sequence ATGGACACGACGCTGATGCTCCCGCCCCGGTCCGACCGGCGGTGGACCATCGCCCGGCAGCTCGGGCTCTCGACCGCCGTGGTGCGGTTCTGGGGGGAGGAGGAGTGGTGGACGTACGACTCGCTGCTGCGGACCAAGAACCGGTTCGCCGACCACGGCCTCTCGCTCGACGTGGTCGAGGACCGCCCGCCGATGACGAAGACGGTGCTCGGCGAGGAGGGCCGCGACGAGGAGATCGCGACCGTCAAGCGCCTGCTCCGGAACATGGGCGAGGTCGGCATCGGCGTCTACTGCTGGGTGTGGACCGAGAACCCCGTGGGCGTGCTCCGGACGTCCGACTCGGTCGGGCTCCGGGGCGACTCCCGGACGACGGCGTACGACCACGCCCAGTCCGAGGGCGCGCCAGCGCACCCCGCCGCTGGCGTCACCGAGGCCGAGCTCTGGGAGAACCTAGAGTACTTCCTCGACGAGGTGGTCCCGGTGGCCGAGGAGGCCGGCGTGAAGCTGGCGCTCCACCCCGACGACCCGCCGGTGGCGTCGGTCCGCGGGGTGCCGCGGCTGGTCAACTCCGTCGAGAACGTCCGGCGCATCCTCGACCTCCACGACAGCCCGAACCACGGGCTCACGTTCTGCCAGGGGAACTTCTCGGCGATGGGCGCGGACGTGCCCGAGACGATTCGTCGGTTCGGCGACCGCATCCACTTCGTCCACTTCCGCGACGTGGAGGGGACCGCCGAGGAGTTCGTCGAGACCTGGCACGAGGAGGGCCAGACCGACATGCTGGCCGCGATGGCGGCCTACCGCGACGTCGGATTCGACGGCCCCATCCGGCCCGACCACGTCCCCCGGATGCTCGGCGAGGAGGATCGCGAGGCCGCGATGTCGGGCTACACCGACATGGGCCGGCTGTTCGCGGTCGGCTACATGAAGGGACTGCTGGAGCAGGTCGACGGGGAGTAA
- a CDS encoding archaea-specific SMC-related protein gives MDQASQDVAALHAENVGGIDETDVELSPGVTVLAGRNATNRTSFLQAVMTAMGSDETTLKGDAEAGVVELRMGDETYRRTLERNGDGVVRSGDSYLDDPSLADLFAFLLEQNEARRAVARGDDLREIIMRPIDTDEIEAEIESLQSERDQIDAQLEHIEDRKRDLPELEQRRSELEAEIEETREALAEKEAEIESLDADPDDQAGESEVDSALAELRETRSELEDVRYDIDTEEESLDSLRTELRDCREELDELPDAPEPDEEIDERLQRLRDEKQRLDADISQLQSAISFNEEMLGSHDERVFQHDGGTQVKDGSVTDQLVEPDTEVTCWTCGSTVAQSNIETTLDELKDRRAEKIDAVSELEDDIESLLSERRERRERVQRRQTVEQRVEGLEDEIDEREQRLDDHKRRADELREEIQSLEEEVEEADDGDGTSEVLEHHREANELEFELGQLESELDSVTEEIQVIEEQLDEESTLEQRREEIGDELVDLRTRIDQVEQEAIEQFNEHMAAILDILAYENIDRIWIERVDREVREGRQKVERTQFELHVVRTTDSGATYEDTVDHLSESEREVTGLIFALAGYLVHELYEEVPFMLLDSLEAIDSERIAGLVDYFADFAPYLVVALLIEDAEALDDEYDRVTEI, from the coding sequence ATGGACCAAGCGAGTCAGGACGTCGCCGCTCTCCACGCAGAGAACGTGGGCGGCATCGACGAGACCGACGTGGAGCTGTCGCCAGGGGTCACCGTCCTCGCGGGGCGGAACGCGACGAACCGGACCTCGTTCCTGCAGGCGGTCATGACCGCGATGGGTAGCGACGAGACGACCCTGAAGGGCGACGCCGAGGCGGGCGTCGTCGAACTCCGGATGGGCGACGAGACCTACCGGCGGACCCTCGAACGCAACGGGGACGGCGTCGTCCGGTCGGGCGACAGCTACCTCGACGACCCCTCGCTGGCCGACCTGTTCGCGTTCCTGCTCGAGCAGAACGAGGCCCGCCGGGCGGTGGCCCGCGGCGACGACCTCCGCGAGATCATCATGCGGCCCATCGACACCGACGAGATCGAGGCCGAGATCGAGTCGCTACAGTCCGAACGCGACCAGATCGACGCCCAACTCGAGCACATCGAGGACCGCAAGCGCGACCTCCCCGAGCTCGAGCAACGCCGGAGCGAACTCGAAGCCGAGATCGAGGAGACCCGCGAGGCGCTCGCCGAGAAGGAGGCCGAGATCGAGTCGCTCGACGCCGACCCGGACGACCAGGCGGGCGAGAGCGAGGTCGACTCCGCGCTCGCGGAGCTCCGCGAGACGCGTTCGGAGCTCGAGGACGTCCGGTACGACATCGACACCGAGGAGGAGAGCCTCGACTCGCTGCGGACCGAACTCCGGGACTGCCGCGAGGAGCTCGACGAACTGCCCGACGCCCCCGAGCCCGACGAGGAGATCGACGAGCGCCTCCAGCGGCTGCGCGACGAGAAGCAGCGGCTCGACGCCGACATCAGCCAGCTCCAGAGCGCCATCTCGTTCAACGAGGAGATGCTCGGCTCCCACGACGAGCGGGTCTTCCAGCACGACGGCGGCACCCAGGTGAAGGACGGGTCGGTGACCGACCAGCTGGTCGAGCCCGACACCGAGGTGACCTGCTGGACCTGCGGGTCGACCGTCGCCCAGTCGAACATCGAGACCACCCTCGACGAGCTCAAAGACCGGCGCGCCGAGAAGATCGACGCCGTCTCCGAACTCGAGGACGACATCGAGTCGCTGTTGAGCGAGCGCCGCGAGCGCCGCGAACGCGTCCAGCGACGCCAGACGGTCGAGCAGCGGGTCGAGGGGCTCGAGGATGAGATCGACGAGCGCGAACAGCGACTCGACGACCACAAGCGCCGGGCCGACGAGCTGCGCGAGGAGATCCAGTCGCTCGAGGAGGAGGTCGAGGAGGCCGACGACGGCGACGGCACCAGCGAGGTGCTCGAACACCACCGCGAGGCCAACGAGCTCGAGTTCGAGCTCGGCCAGCTCGAGTCCGAACTCGACTCGGTCACCGAGGAGATCCAGGTCATCGAGGAGCAGCTCGACGAGGAGTCGACGCTCGAACAGCGCCGCGAAGAGATCGGCGACGAGCTGGTCGACCTCCGGACCCGCATCGACCAGGTCGAGCAGGAAGCCATCGAGCAGTTCAACGAGCACATGGCCGCCATCCTCGACATCCTCGCGTACGAGAACATCGACCGCATCTGGATCGAGCGGGTCGACCGGGAAGTCCGCGAGGGCCGCCAGAAGGTCGAGCGGACCCAGTTCGAGCTCCACGTCGTGCGCACGACGGACTCCGGCGCAACCTACGAGGACACCGTCGACCACCTCTCAGAAAGCGAGCGGGAGGTCACGGGACTCATCTTCGCGCTGGCGGGCTACCTGGTCCACGAGCTGTACGAGGAGGTGCCGTTCATGCTGCTCGACTCGCTGGAGGCCATCGATTCCGAGCGGATCGCCGGGCTGGTCGACTACTTCGCGGACTTCGCGCCGTACCTGGTCGTGGCGCTGCTGATCGAGGACGCCGAGGCGCTCGACGACGAGTACGACCGCGTCACCGAGATCTGA
- a CDS encoding IclR family transcriptional regulator, which yields MEAKHPVRTTEKTLRLVEELMEQGQCRVTELADALDMGKSTVHNHLTTLREHGYVEQVGEEYRLGLKFLEVGGNTRKSMEIYQVAEPEIKLLAEETGELANLLVEEQGLGVYLMRAKGEKAVDLDTYAGLRVNLHTTALGKAILAYLPDERVDEIVERRGLERKTAASIGSREELNESLAAVRERGYAIDDGERLEGLRCIAAPVKSSSDEVLGAVSVSAPARRVSDDDLHGELSERVLNAANVIELNVNY from the coding sequence ATGGAGGCCAAACACCCTGTTCGCACCACCGAAAAGACGCTCCGGTTGGTCGAGGAGCTGATGGAGCAGGGGCAGTGCCGGGTGACCGAACTCGCCGACGCGCTCGACATGGGCAAGAGCACGGTCCACAACCACCTGACCACCCTCCGCGAGCACGGCTACGTCGAACAGGTCGGCGAGGAGTACCGGCTCGGGCTCAAGTTCCTCGAAGTGGGCGGCAACACCCGGAAGTCGATGGAGATCTACCAGGTCGCCGAGCCCGAGATCAAGCTGCTCGCCGAGGAGACCGGCGAACTCGCCAACCTGCTGGTCGAGGAGCAGGGACTGGGCGTCTACCTGATGCGGGCCAAGGGCGAGAAGGCCGTCGACCTCGACACCTACGCCGGCCTCCGGGTCAACCTCCACACCACCGCGCTCGGGAAGGCCATCCTCGCGTACCTCCCCGACGAGCGGGTCGACGAGATCGTCGAGCGCCGCGGCCTCGAGCGCAAGACGGCCGCGAGCATCGGATCGAGGGAAGAGCTGAACGAGTCGCTGGCGGCGGTCCGCGAGCGGGGCTACGCCATCGACGACGGCGAGCGCCTCGAGGGACTGCGCTGCATCGCCGCGCCCGTGAAGTCCTCCTCGGACGAGGTGCTGGGCGCGGTCAGCGTCTCGGCGCCCGCCCGCCGAGTGAGCGACGACGACCTCCACGGCGAGCTCTCCGAGCGCGTGCTCAACGCCGCGAACGTCATCGAACTCAACGTCAACTACTGA
- a CDS encoding NAD-dependent epimerase/dehydratase family protein: MTANIDSVVVTGALGGAGRWVVDRLLDEGYDVVGLDRRLPEGDVPDGADFFAVDLTDGGEAGELIADAGPDAVVHLAAIPDPLNHAGSRVFENNVLSAYAVLDAAGRADAKVVWASSESAYGFPFADSVLKPEYLPVDEAHPLRPEDPYGASKVAGEAVAAMVARRDGVPVASVRPSWIQYPGRYEIADVRASFDLDDLESAPPGAPDVGGVGNFWSYVDVRDFAGFVEAALRADFEGHEPYLCHAPENYLGVETAQLFEALYDEGPDASAFDGEASAFTTAKAERDLSWSAEHDWRTAEDEAVEGPNFG; encoded by the coding sequence GTGACAGCGAACATCGACAGCGTCGTCGTCACCGGAGCGCTGGGTGGCGCCGGCCGATGGGTGGTCGACAGGCTACTCGACGAGGGCTACGACGTCGTCGGACTCGACCGGCGACTCCCCGAGGGCGACGTGCCCGACGGGGCGGACTTCTTCGCGGTCGACCTGACCGACGGCGGCGAGGCGGGCGAACTTATCGCCGACGCCGGCCCCGACGCGGTCGTCCACCTCGCCGCGATACCCGACCCGCTGAACCACGCCGGGTCGCGGGTGTTCGAGAACAACGTCCTGAGCGCGTACGCGGTGCTCGACGCGGCCGGCCGGGCCGACGCCAAGGTCGTCTGGGCGTCGAGCGAGTCGGCCTACGGCTTCCCGTTCGCCGACTCGGTGCTGAAACCCGAGTACCTGCCCGTCGACGAGGCCCACCCGCTCCGGCCCGAGGACCCCTACGGCGCCTCGAAGGTCGCGGGCGAGGCGGTCGCCGCGATGGTGGCCCGGCGCGACGGCGTCCCCGTTGCGTCGGTCCGCCCCTCGTGGATACAGTACCCCGGGCGCTACGAGATCGCCGACGTCCGGGCGTCGTTCGACCTCGACGACCTGGAGTCCGCGCCGCCCGGTGCGCCCGACGTCGGCGGGGTCGGCAACTTCTGGTCGTACGTCGACGTCCGGGACTTCGCGGGGTTCGTCGAGGCGGCGCTCCGGGCGGACTTCGAGGGCCACGAGCCGTACCTGTGTCACGCTCCGGAGAACTACCTCGGCGTCGAGACCGCGCAGTTGTTCGAAGCGCTGTACGACGAGGGTCCGGACGCGAGCGCCTTCGACGGCGAGGCGTCGGCGTTCACCACTGCGAAGGCCGAGCGCGACCTGTCGTGGTCGGCCGAGCACGACTGGCGGACCGCCGAGGACGAGGCGGTCGAGGGACCGAACTTCGGGTAA